One stretch of Anaerobacillus alkaliphilus DNA includes these proteins:
- a CDS encoding PspC domain-containing protein, which translates to MKVKRLYRTQHDRKLAGVCGGLGKYFNIDPTVVRIIFILLIIPTAFLTMPIAYLIATFLIPNEQDVI; encoded by the coding sequence ATGAAAGTGAAAAGGTTATATCGGACACAACACGACCGAAAATTAGCAGGAGTATGTGGCGGTTTAGGGAAATATTTTAATATTGATCCAACGGTCGTTAGGATTATATTTATCTTGCTAATCATCCCAACTGCATTTCTGACAATGCCAATTGCATACCTCATCGCGACATTTCTAATCCCTAACGAACAGGATGTAATCTAA
- a CDS encoding phage holin family protein yields the protein MRWLIHLLVNSVVLVVVAGYFEGFYLESVSAAILASVLLSIINVLIKPILVILTLPVTVVTFGLFLFVINAITLMITAALMGDAFQISGFGMAIIASIIISLLNMLINNFVVKPMQKK from the coding sequence ATGCGTTGGCTTATACATCTCCTCGTCAATAGTGTCGTGCTAGTCGTCGTCGCAGGCTACTTTGAAGGTTTTTATTTAGAAAGTGTCTCAGCAGCAATTCTCGCAAGTGTGTTGTTGTCCATTATCAATGTTTTGATCAAACCAATCCTCGTGATTTTAACGTTGCCAGTTACGGTGGTTACGTTTGGACTGTTTTTGTTCGTTATTAACGCGATCACCCTAATGATCACAGCAGCTCTCATGGGGGACGCATTCCAAATCTCCGGTTTTGGCATGGCGATCATAGCTTCCATCATTATTAGTCTATTGAACATGCTCATTAATAATTTTGTTGTGAAACCGATGCAAAAAAAGTAA
- a CDS encoding transposase produces MGKHYDQEYKDYVAKLIVEEGRKIRELSYELEISHSTVGNWVRDFKQRRNTSSSKEEYITPKELEKLKKQHEAELQKLKEENEILKKAMHIFTKNPM; encoded by the coding sequence ATGGGGAAACATTATGATCAGGAATATAAAGATTATGTAGCGAAACTAATAGTAGAAGAAGGTAGAAAAATTCGAGAACTGTCATATGAGTTAGAGATTTCCCATTCTACTGTTGGGAATTGGGTTAGAGACTTTAAACAAAGACGTAATACTAGTAGTTCAAAAGAAGAGTATATTACCCCAAAAGAGTTAGAAAAGTTAAAGAAACAACACGAGGCAGAACTCCAAAAATTGAAAGAGGAAAACGAAATATTAAAAAAGGCAATGCACATCTTCACGAAAAACCCCATGTAA
- a CDS encoding IS3 family transposase, which translates to MYNFIFAHRDEHTVVKMCKVLGVSTSGFYKWVDKQNSSVQSEKETYKEEVKQKIKKSYHLSMGTYGSPRVHDDLVEWGYTISEKTVARLMKEMGLRAIPEEKYVVTTDSNHDLNVYPDLVKRQFNVDEPNRVWVSDITYIWTLEGWVYLASIMDLFSRKIVGWRAEAHMKKELTIQALNMALVSRQPQPTDQLIHHSDRGSQYCSNGYIDLLNKHEIQISMSRKGDPYDNACIESFHASLKKDLVHRRRFKTRSEAVKAINHYIGGFYNERRKHSTLGYCSPNQFERKHSQVECNSVS; encoded by the coding sequence ATCTATAACTTCATCTTTGCTCATAGAGATGAACATACTGTTGTGAAGATGTGCAAAGTACTTGGAGTTTCCACAAGTGGATTTTATAAGTGGGTAGATAAGCAGAATAGTAGTGTTCAATCTGAGAAGGAGACCTACAAAGAAGAAGTTAAACAAAAGATTAAAAAGTCTTATCATCTAAGCATGGGTACTTACGGAAGCCCTAGAGTTCATGATGATCTAGTTGAATGGGGATATACTATCTCAGAAAAAACAGTAGCCCGCCTGATGAAAGAAATGGGTCTAAGAGCTATACCTGAAGAAAAGTATGTCGTGACTACAGATTCTAATCATGATTTAAACGTCTACCCTGACCTGGTTAAGCGTCAATTTAATGTAGATGAACCCAATCGAGTATGGGTCTCTGATATTACCTACATTTGGACTCTAGAAGGCTGGGTTTATTTAGCCAGCATTATGGATCTGTTTTCTAGAAAAATAGTCGGCTGGAGAGCTGAAGCACATATGAAGAAAGAACTTACAATACAAGCCTTGAATATGGCTCTTGTATCCAGGCAGCCACAACCTACAGATCAATTAATTCATCATTCAGACCGGGGCTCTCAATACTGTTCCAATGGTTATATTGATCTGTTAAATAAGCATGAAATTCAAATTAGTATGAGTCGAAAAGGAGATCCTTATGACAATGCATGCATTGAATCCTTTCATGCAAGTTTGAAAAAAGATTTAGTTCATCGAAGACGATTTAAGACACGTAGTGAAGCAGTAAAGGCAATCAATCATTATATTGGTGGTTTTTATAATGAGAGAAGGAAACACTCAACTTTAGGGTATTGTTCTCCTAACCAATTTGAGAGAAAACATAGTCAAGTTGAGTGTAACTCTGTCTCATAA
- a CDS encoding PLP-dependent aminotransferase family protein, whose product MNIILTETNKPKYRQIAEQLEQLIMNGTILPGSFLPTNRELATQLNVDRSTIISAYNHLTSIGLIESIPRKGTIVKETMWGLSLKDLFTWSKIKSRNFTPSDPLLLRYKENLSNPHVLNLSDGIVTPEDLMPEGVYKEILQSITNTFRYDKEYGEEFKDVLLEHLDKHCGIRVRKNQVIPSAGIHKSINLVVSSLLNEGDTVAIECPSWLYSTNIFSSKGIRTVKLDIEEEGIDPEQIYQLYKRHRIKMIFVNPTFQSPSTSVLSVQKKKRILEICKELEIGIVEYEAFRNLSFSSRKKLSPTLFSLDEENQSVIHIADHGDLSFYTLCEIGWILAPQMIIDIINDSTFQQRLQPQNINLAMATEYLGTGLWKARNQDLKIKLHARSKIVLNTLKKYNQNSTFSYAIPQGGHELWCKINKPINDKQLFEKCLQHGVLISPSGIYGKPNEGYVKLSFALCPADILEEGIRRFCETVIEA is encoded by the coding sequence CTGAATATCATTCTTACAGAAACTAATAAACCGAAATATAGACAGATTGCAGAACAGCTCGAACAGCTAATCATGAACGGAACTATCCTACCAGGATCTTTTTTACCAACGAATCGAGAGTTAGCAACTCAGCTGAATGTAGATAGATCGACCATCATTAGTGCCTATAATCATTTAACTTCGATTGGTCTCATCGAATCCATTCCAAGAAAAGGCACAATTGTTAAAGAAACTATGTGGGGATTATCCTTAAAAGACTTATTTACTTGGAGCAAAATTAAGTCTCGCAACTTCACACCAAGTGACCCTCTCCTTCTAAGATATAAAGAAAATCTCTCTAACCCTCATGTTTTAAATCTTTCGGATGGTATAGTCACTCCCGAAGATTTAATGCCTGAAGGAGTATATAAAGAAATTTTACAAAGCATCACAAATACATTTAGGTATGATAAAGAATATGGTGAAGAGTTTAAAGATGTCTTATTAGAACACTTAGATAAGCATTGCGGGATACGGGTACGTAAAAATCAAGTCATCCCAAGTGCCGGTATACACAAATCGATTAACTTAGTTGTCAGCAGCTTGCTAAACGAGGGGGATACGGTAGCGATTGAGTGCCCATCATGGCTCTATTCTACTAATATTTTCTCATCAAAAGGCATTCGAACCGTGAAGCTTGATATCGAAGAAGAAGGAATTGATCCGGAGCAAATTTATCAGTTGTATAAGCGGCATCGGATAAAAATGATCTTTGTCAACCCTACTTTTCAGTCACCATCTACATCCGTTCTAAGCGTGCAAAAGAAAAAAAGAATACTAGAAATATGCAAAGAGTTAGAAATAGGAATCGTAGAATACGAGGCATTCAGAAACCTTTCATTCTCAAGCAGAAAAAAACTATCTCCAACATTATTTTCACTAGATGAAGAAAATCAAAGTGTCATTCATATTGCGGACCATGGTGATTTATCTTTTTACACCTTATGTGAAATCGGCTGGATTTTAGCTCCACAGATGATTATCGACATCATTAATGACTCCACGTTCCAGCAAAGACTTCAACCACAAAATATCAACCTAGCGATGGCCACCGAATACTTAGGAACTGGTTTATGGAAAGCCCGAAATCAGGATTTAAAAATAAAATTACATGCTCGTTCCAAGATTGTACTGAATACATTAAAGAAATATAATCAGAATTCAACTTTTAGTTACGCTATCCCACAGGGCGGTCATGAGTTATGGTGTAAAATAAACAAACCGATCAATGATAAACAACTATTTGAGAAGTGCTTGCAGCATGGTGTGCTGATCTCTCCATCAGGGATTTATGGCAAACCCAATGAAGGGTATGTTAAGCTATCATTTGCCCTATGCCCCGCGGACATTTTAGAAGAAGGAATTCGCAGGTTTTGCGAGACAGTGATTGAAGCTTAG